Proteins encoded within one genomic window of Argiope bruennichi chromosome 7, qqArgBrue1.1, whole genome shotgun sequence:
- the LOC129974874 gene encoding uncharacterized protein LOC129974874 isoform X1 — protein sequence MVFKCQYCILILLKMYFLISAKNISLIWIITASVLCNGMETFANNFGDIIYSELGDMGADCEPVDNCKRSRQNDELATYNCNCDNNCSEFDTCCLDSEYRGTGIPRAINSDIKCLPLYRSEIGVFMIDKCQNGEDLDIESLCRSNGEDTDDPFLTIPATSLATKITYKNYFCLLCNENIDRDQVVLWNLHLKSLSKAVDSSTLPRLRFDNFTRSWMVDDNGTSEATTLTIETEKSVIPFVKICKSGEKGLISNCSKEWTDDSIMQKCAAYMAVVGFYGDEGWKWYRNPHCALCNYEDVKRRFCRQPILHTRWTFIQDNFFVGLFVMKDDETSCGLKMIYDKSAKKCRCNSRESIMQNGKCVSKIE from the coding sequence aTGTATTTCCTAATTTCTGCCAAGAACATTTCTCTTATTTGGATTATCACAGCTTCAGTGCTTTGTAACGGGATGGAAACATTCGCTAACAACTTTGGAGATATCATCTACAGTGAATTGGGAGATATGGGAGCTGACTGTGAACCTGTGGACAATTGCAAGAGAAGTAGACAGAACGACGAACTCGCCACATACAACTGTAACTGTGACAACAATTGTTCTGAATTTGACACATGTTGCTTAGATTCGGAATATAGAGGTACCGGTATACCAAGAGCTATAAACTCTGATATAAAATGTCTTCCACTTTATCGTTCAGAAATTGGCGTATTTATGATTGATAAATGCCAAAACGGAGAAGATTTGGATATTGAAAGTCTTTGTAGAAGCAACGGGGAAGATACTGACGATCCTTTCTTGACGATTCCAGCCACAAGTTTGGCGactaaaataacttataaaaattacttcTGCTTGCTTTGTAATGAAAATATCGACCGTGATCAAGTAGTTTTGTGGAATCTTCACTTAAAATCTTTATCTAAAGCGGTCGATAGTTCTACCCTACCTCGTCTGAGGTTCGATAATTTCACCAGGTCCTGGATGGTGGACGACAACGGAACCTCTGAAGCAACAACATTAACAATAGAAACGGAAAAAAGTGTGATTCCATTTGTTAAGATATGTAAATCTGGTGAAAAAGGATTGATTTCCAACTGTTCCAAAGAATGGACGGATGATTCCATTATGCAGAAATGTGCTGCTTATATGGCAGTGGTTGGATTTTATGGAGATGAGGGCTGGAAATGGTACAGAAACCCACACTGTGCATTATGTAATTACGAAGATGTGAAACGCCGTTTCTGTAGGCAACCTATATTGCACACAAGATGGACGTTTATCCAGGATAATTTCTTTGTCGGCTTATTCGTGATGAAAGATGATGAGACATCTTGTGGACTTAAAATGATTTACGATAAATCTGCAAAAAAATGCAGATGCAATTCGAGAGAATCAATCATGCAAAATGGAAAGTGCGTGAGCAAAAtcgaataa
- the LOC129974874 gene encoding uncharacterized protein LOC129974874 isoform X2, which yields MVFKCQYCILILLKMYFLISAKNISLIWIITASVLCNGMETFANNFGDIIYSELGDMGADCEPVDNCKRSRQNDELATYNCNCDNNCSEFDTCCLDSEYRGTGIPRAINSDIKCLPLYRSEIGVFMIDKCQNGEDLDIESLCRSNGEDTDDPFLTIPATSLATKITYKNYFCLLCNENIDRDQVVLWNLHLKSLSKAVDSSTLPRLRFDNFTRSWMVDDNGTSEATTLTIETEKSVIPFVKICKSGEKGLISNCSKEWTDDSIMQKCAAYMAVVGFYGDEGWKWYRNPHCALCNYEDVKRRFCRQPILHTRWTFIQDNFFVGLFVMKDDETSCGLKMIYDKSAKKCRCNSRESIMQNGK from the coding sequence aTGTATTTCCTAATTTCTGCCAAGAACATTTCTCTTATTTGGATTATCACAGCTTCAGTGCTTTGTAACGGGATGGAAACATTCGCTAACAACTTTGGAGATATCATCTACAGTGAATTGGGAGATATGGGAGCTGACTGTGAACCTGTGGACAATTGCAAGAGAAGTAGACAGAACGACGAACTCGCCACATACAACTGTAACTGTGACAACAATTGTTCTGAATTTGACACATGTTGCTTAGATTCGGAATATAGAGGTACCGGTATACCAAGAGCTATAAACTCTGATATAAAATGTCTTCCACTTTATCGTTCAGAAATTGGCGTATTTATGATTGATAAATGCCAAAACGGAGAAGATTTGGATATTGAAAGTCTTTGTAGAAGCAACGGGGAAGATACTGACGATCCTTTCTTGACGATTCCAGCCACAAGTTTGGCGactaaaataacttataaaaattacttcTGCTTGCTTTGTAATGAAAATATCGACCGTGATCAAGTAGTTTTGTGGAATCTTCACTTAAAATCTTTATCTAAAGCGGTCGATAGTTCTACCCTACCTCGTCTGAGGTTCGATAATTTCACCAGGTCCTGGATGGTGGACGACAACGGAACCTCTGAAGCAACAACATTAACAATAGAAACGGAAAAAAGTGTGATTCCATTTGTTAAGATATGTAAATCTGGTGAAAAAGGATTGATTTCCAACTGTTCCAAAGAATGGACGGATGATTCCATTATGCAGAAATGTGCTGCTTATATGGCAGTGGTTGGATTTTATGGAGATGAGGGCTGGAAATGGTACAGAAACCCACACTGTGCATTATGTAATTACGAAGATGTGAAACGCCGTTTCTGTAGGCAACCTATATTGCACACAAGATGGACGTTTATCCAGGATAATTTCTTTGTCGGCTTATTCGTGATGAAAGATGATGAGACATCTTGTGGACTTAAAATGATTTACGATAAATCTGCAAAAAAATGCAGATGCAATTCGAGAGAATCAATCATGCAAAATGGAAA